From the genome of Metarhizium brunneum chromosome 4, complete sequence, one region includes:
- the rad18 gene encoding Postreplication repair E3 ubiquitin-protein ligase rad18, which translates to MSMDDVPDSTDWLGTGLAGLAAVEAAMRCQVCKDFYKTPMITTCSHTFCSICIRRALSNESKCPLCRAPEQELKLRSNWSMEESVEAFSKVRPSALAVARSSLNTSASCKRKIEGDEPTANAVSSEPKRIRTSARLNNRRRENVNQTSQARKQGDETIPASDDDESSNNEDDDYSEHNTGHADSLVPCPSCQKQMKVWKVFQHLETCPGPISESAEIKTFPSGRVLQAQQPRLQTTLERLPALNYSMLKEQALRKMLAELGISNQGPRLILERRHKEWITIWNANCDSVIPRKKSQLLQDLDIWEKTQGHRANAAAKTTLTGVAIKDKNFDSIAWAAKHDSSFKDLIANARRSRLEAKAPTKDMHDRAEQNANTCFSIDDTHDRTEICQLSDRLTTELRQSPIDQGVSIATTFKSSLVKEEEAQMQASTQTSSTPVAMESANVDALESGLATSNSSETETGGR; encoded by the exons ATGTCAATGGATGATGTGCCTGACTCGACAGACTGGCTTGGTACAGGCCTTGCCGGcctggctgctgttgaggcaGCCATGCGCTGTCAAGTTTGCAAGGATTTTTATAAGACGCCGATGATTACGACATGCTCACATACCTTCTGCTCTATTTGCATACGACGAGCCTTGTCCAATGAGAGCAAGTGTCCCTTATGCCGGGCTCCCGAGCAAGAGCTCAAACTGCGAAGTAATTGGTCGATGGAAGAATCTGTCGAAGCATTTTCAAAAGTACGACCCTCAGCGTTGGCCGTAGCCCGTAGCAGTTTGAACACGTCGGCTTCTTGCAAACGAAAAATCGAAGGCGATGAGCCGACTGCGAACGCTGTGTCCTCCGAACCCAAACGCATACGGACATCTGCGCGACTAAACAATCGTCGACGTGAGAACGTAAATCAGACATCTCAGGCGCGAAAGCAGGGTGACGAAACTATCCCTGCctccgatgacgatgaaagCAGCAATaatgaggatgatgattACTCTGAACATAACACAGGACATG CTGACTCCCTTGTGCCATGTCCATCATGCCAAAAGCAAATGAAGGTTTGGAAAGTTTTCCAACATCTAGAAACATGTCCAGGGCCAATATCTGAATCGGCAGAGATCAAAACTTTCCCCTCTGGACGGGTACTACAGGCGCAGCAACCCCGGCTCCAAACGACTTTGGAACGACTTCCTGCCCTCAATTACTCGATGCTAAAGGAACAGGCACTACGAAAAATGTTGGCTGAGCTGGGAATATCCAACCAAGGGCCTCGATTAATCCTGGAAAGACGCCACAAAGAGTGGATTACCATTTGGAATGCTAATTGTGATTCCGTCATACCTAGAAAAAAATCACAGCTTTTGCAAGACCTGGACATCTGGGAGAAGACGCAGGGTCATCGAGCAAACGCTGCGGCAAAGACAACCTTGACTGGGGTCGCAATTAAGGACAAAAATTTCGATAGCATTGCCTGGGCTGCAAAGCACGATTCGTCTTTCAAGGATTTGATTGCAAATGCGCGCCGAAGCAGGCTAGAAGCTAAAGCTCCGACAAAAGATATGCATGACCGAGCAGAACAAAACGCCAATACTTGTTTCTCTATAGATGATACGCATGACAGAACCGAAATTTGTCAGCTATCTGATAGATTGACAACGGAATTGCGGCAGAGTCCCATTGATCAAGGAGTCTCCATTGCCACAACCTTTAAATCCAGCCTAgttaaagaagaagaagcacaaATGCAGGCTTCAACTCAAACTTCGTCGACACCGGTGGCCATGGAGTCAGCTAATGTGGACGCGCTTGAGTCGGGTCTGGCCACTTCAAACTCATCAGAAACCGAGACTGGCGGTCGGTAA
- the trs85-2 gene encoding Transport protein particle subunit trs85-2: MSNPSAASLYASTLSPPSSRPMSPAIQGSSVTISEPVFDAYPGRGISDSVFDKPGEPVHEIIQAFVPNVSVYASDDTEILIKEKGFRNGLWELLRPFGENIQGNVTVRDSHGMSRVFEDFAIRFTKLGENIQNLGSTVSNSQRTLVNTNQKSAPENTERDKVALAQIESVVDRHLSFAEGSIPRPPSPALDTLRQGLDRDSASPYYSLYLRRLLSGTPITPHETFAHPVACVIAISSRNGAPIEELRKLYSESNEGNRKLPLWADNDYLRYYVLVHDEENDDITRSMGFFEQMKRHLGLHCHLLRLRCSKSAETDDDSMPLPCSDWMPAAEELARIHRSEDGEDFEDPTQYIFESDATAIRTFVREMVTQSVIPTMERRISVWNDQVASRRRGITGRFMNLSRKWTGFGSTSRSSSSGSHSRDNFDHLGYYRADSAEAIIRKLADFAFMLRDWKLAHSTYELLRSDFGEAKAWKYHAAANEMAALSLLMTTQISASKTRADSVDQMLESAFYSYNTRCSAPFGAIRCLLLGLELLRAKGGAYVDDASRWGLRLLEARILGPVGDALLKERLCICYLSKLGVGSWGWGSRYRKAAIWSILAAQSWNQQGKYLPAQRCLSECHNIYGFLPHSKGIAQFRTAEEYMHSLRLEVLEKLNLSDAARSDPGREGTPVIDVESQTFTNLPSKRASTISRTGMLETAPLRGEITAD, from the coding sequence ATGTCCAATCCTTCTGCAGCTTCCTTATATGCTTCAACATTATCCCCTCCCAGCTCTAGGCCAATGTCACCGGCTATACAAGGCTCTTCGGTTACAATTTCAGAACCAGTATTCGATGCTTATCCCGGGCGCGGCATATCGGACTCAGTCTTCGACAAGCCAGGAGAACCAGTGCATGAAATTATTCAAGCTTTCGTCCCAAACGTATCGGTGTACGCCTCTGATGATACAGAAATTCTGATCAAGGAGAAAGGCTTTCGCAATGGTCTCTGGGAGTTGTTACGGCCTTTTGGCGAGAACATTCAAGGCAACGTCACAGTACGGGATAGTCATGGAATGAGCCGTGTATTTGAGGACTTTGCTATCCGATTCACAAAATTGGGTGAGAATATTCAGAATCTAGGTTCAACTGTCTCAAACTCTCAGCGGACATTGGTCAATACCAATCAAAAAAGTGCCCCAGAAAACACGGAGAGAGACAAGGTTGCCCTTGCTCAGATCGAGAGCGTCGTTGATCGGCATTTATCCTTTGCTGAAGGTTCGATTCCTAGGCCGCCCTCACCAGCACTGGACACTTTACGGCAAGGTCTAGATCGTGATTCTGCATCACCATACTATTCCCTATATTTGAGGCGCTTATTGTCCGGCACGCCGATTACACCACACGAAACTTTCGCGCATCCTGTGGCTTGTGTCATAGCTATTAGCTCTCGAAATGGCGCACCTATTGAAGAATTGAGGAAACTGTACTCTGAGAGTAATGAGGGTAACAGAAAGCTGCCTCTTTGGGCGGACAACGACTATCTTAGATATTATGTCCTTGTTCACGATGAAGAAAATGATGACATCACCCGGTCAATGGGCTTCTTTGAGCAGATGAAGCGCCACCTAGGTCTGCATTGTCACCTTCTCCGATTGCGATGCAGTAAAAGCGCGGAAACAGACGACGACAGCATGCCACTGCCATGCAGTGATTGGATGCCcgctgccgaggagctggCTAGGATTCACAGGAGTGAGGATGGGGAGGATTTTGAAGACCCCACGCAGTATATCTTTGAATCTGACGCAACGGCAATACGAACATTTGTTCGAGAAATGGTTACACAATCAGTTATTCCCACAATGGAGCGGCGTATCTCAGTATGGAATGACCAGGTTGCATCACGCCGAAGAGGCATCACAGGTCGTTTCATGAATTTATCTCGGAAATGGACAGGATTTGGAAGCACCTCCAGATCTTCCTCAAGTGGGAGCCACTCAAGAGATAACTTTGATCATTTGGGGTATTACCGCGCTGATTCGGCCGAGGCTATCATTCGAAAGCTTGCTGATTTCGCTTTCATGCTGCGGGACTGGAAGTTGGCTCATTCAACATATGAATTATTGCGTTCGGATTTTGGTGAGGCAAAGGCTTGGAAATATCATGCAGCTGCGAACGAAATGGCGGCACTCAGCTTATTGATGACAACGCAAATCTCGGCCTCGAAGACACGCGCAGACTCCGTTGATCAAATGCTCGAGTCGGCATTTTACTCATATAACACCAGATGCAGTGCTCCATTTGGTGCCATTCGGTGTCTGCTCCTTGGCTTGGAGTTGTTGAGGGCAAAGGGGGGTGCGTATGTCGATGATGCCAGCAGATGGGGTCTTCGGTTGCTTGAAGCCAGGATTTTAGGGCCAGTCGGTGATGCTTTACTTAAAGAGCGTCTCTGTATTTGCTACTTATCTAAACTCGGCGTTGGTAGCTGGGGCTGGGGCAGTCGATATCGGAAAGCCGCCATATGGAGTATACTGGCTGCACAATCCTGGAATCAACAGGGCAAGTATCTCCCAGCCCAAAGATGTCTGAGTGAGTGTCACAACATCTATGGATTCCTACCCCACAGCAAAGGCATAGCACAGTTTCGAACCGCAGAAGAATACATGCACTCTCTAAGACTTGAGGTTCTAGAGAAACTTAATTTGTCTGATGCTGCTAGGTCGGATCCGGGAAGAGAGGGCACTCCAGTCATCGATGTTGAAAGTCAAACATTCACGAATTTGCCTTCCAAAAGGGCAAGCACGATTTCGAGAACTGGCATGTTGGAAACAGCTCCACTTCGAGGAGAGATCACGGCCGACTAG